The Nitrospinaceae bacterium genome contains the following window.
CGGCAGATCTCTTGTGTGCCGCTACGTCCGTGGTGTGTATCGGATACATCGCCTTCAACTACGAATACGTCATAAACCGTGAAGGCCTGGCGAGCCCGGTTTCGCCGACGGAATACTGGTTGGGGGTGCTCACCTTTTTCTTCCTGCTCGACGCCGTTCGTCGTGCGGCTGGCTGGCCCCTCGCGGCGGTCACGCTGACAGCAATCCTCTATGCCATGCTGGGAGCCTACATGCCGGGGATGCTGGCCCACCGGGGCTGGAGCATGAGTCACTTAATCGCCTACTTGTACTTCGACCAGGAGGGAATCTTCGGCATCCCGCTCGGGATATCGGCCACCTACGCCGCTCTGTATATTCTTTTCGGAGCGTTTCTCAACATCACCGGCGCCGGGCAGTTTTTCATCGATCTGGCATGCTCGCTTGCGGGCAAGAGCCACGGCGGCCCGGCGAAGATCGCTGTGTTGTCTAGCGCATTTTTCGGATCCATGTCCGGCACCCCGGTGGCAAACGTTTACGGAACGGGCGCTTTCACAATTCCGATGATGATCCGCCTTGGCTACCAACGTCACTTCGCGGCCGCAGTGGAAGCCGCCGCCTCCAGCGGAGGTGCGCTCATGCCACCGGTAATGGGCGCGGCCGTTTTTCTCATGGCTGACATCACGGGTATTCCCTATGTCAACATTGCCTTTGCTGCCATCATCCCGGCGGTACTTTACTTCCTTTCGGTGGGACTCATGGTCCACTTCGAAGCGATGCGTTTGGGATTGACCGGTCTTCCAGAAGAAGAGGTCCCTTCCCTACGCCAGAGCCTGCGCAACATCCATCTGATCATTCCCCTCGTGGGTCTGGTCTATGTCTTGGTGTCGGGATTCACGGCCTTTCGCGCCGCATTCATAGCCATTCTCCTTTGCATCGGAGTGAGCTTTGTCCGAAAGGAAACGCGCCTCACCCCGAGGGGGGCCTGGGAGGCGCTTCGAAAGGGCGGACAGGATGTCATTCTCATCGCGACGGCAACCGCAGCCTCTGGAATCATAATCGGAGTGGTGGCCCTCACGGGTTTCGCCCTGCGGTTCACCTCATTGGTTCTTTCGCTCTCCGAGGTGACGTTGATCTTTCCGCTGATGCTGACAATGGCCGCCTGCCTGATCCTTGGTGTGGGGATGCCCTCGGCGGCCTCCTATATTATCGTCGCCGCGCTGGCCGTTCCGGCACTCATCGATTTGGGAGTGGACACTCTTTCCGCACATTTGTTCGCATACTATTTCGCCGTCCTAGCCAACGTGACCCCCCCGGTCTGCATGGCGGCTTATGCCGCAGCAAGCGTTGCCGGCGCGCCCATGCTCCGAACCGGTGTCACCGCCTCGAAGCTTGCCCTCACCGGTTTTCTGGTTCCGTATATGTTCGTCTATGGGCCCGCGCTTCTATTGAAGGGTGAACTCATAGAAATTATCTGGTCCATTATCACCGCCCTTGTCGGCATTTTCTCTCTGTCCGCATCTCTTGAGGGGTGGTGGCTACACCGGGCAAACATGGCGGAGCGCATTCTTCTCATGGGCGCCGCGTTTTCACTTATCAAGCCTGGCCTCTGGAGCGACGTGCTAGGATTCGTGATGTTCGCAATCGTCCTGGCATGGCAGTTGACCACTCGACAGAAAAATCAAGGGACACCTGTTCGCACCTAGATCTTCACATCATCTTTCCGAATTCTTTTGATTACCCCAAACACAGGGTTAATTACACTCCTTGTTCATAGTCGCAGATAATCGGGTATTTCAGGAGCAGCGCCCAAAAAGCCCCGCTTACGGCAAGAAATAGGGACAAGAAAAATCAGAGAGAAATTTTGATGACTTAAAAGTGGCGGTGGGCGGAGTCTGGTGCGAACCCTTCTCCGCTAAATTCCCTGTTTTAACGGGAAAAATACAGGGAAATGGCTATTGCCTAGGGCCCCACCTCCGCAAAGTTAACAATTTGCAACCCACAGTATTCAGCTGTGATGAGTTTTCGGGAGGGACAGGCTTGAGGTGAGTTCCTCTAGGTCTATTCACCCTCCGCCGCTTGCCTTCGCCGTTAATTTGCCCCTTACAGAAATGTCTAAAGTCCGGCCAGTTCCAGCACCCGCTCCACGTTGGAAGGATCCGGCTTCAACGTGCCGGCGTCGATTTGCTTCACCACCTCAACGATGGCCGCGCCTACAGGCGTAGGGACACCCACCTCTCGGCCCCGCTGCACGGTGTAGCCATTCATGTATTCAATCTCTGTATGTCGGCCTTTGACCACATCCTGCGCCATGGACGAGCGCCAGTCGGCTGCGCCGGACCGGGGATGAAACTTGGCCTCCAACTCCTCAAATACGGCGCGGTCGTCGGCATTGGCCCACTTCGAGGCCTCTTCACCACTCACGGGCGCGATGTTAACGTGCAGAGCCAGACCGACTTGGCAGGTTTCCTTGGCGATGTGCACCTGTATCAGGCGGGCTCGATGATCCTGCGCGATCACCTGCGATCCCTGGCCGGTCATGGCGCCTACGGGATTGCCCACAGAATTTGTGGTGAGCTTGGACCAGCGCTCCCCCCAGATATTGGACGTGGCGTGAGAACCATCGATGCAACTCAGCATGTCGGCTATCTCCTCAACTCGAGGCGTGATCTGACCATGTAGCTCACCAACGCGGAAGACATCGTGTCCCCGGTCCCGCCCCGGCTGGCCGCCCCGATTGACATGGGCTGGCTCCCAAAGCGCCACGTTAATGCTGGACATGACGCAGCCCACCTGGCGATCGAAGCCCACAATGGAAGCGGTTAAACGATCATTCATACAGTTCTGGCTGTTGACCACCACACCGGTCGGCGACAAGAACCTCTTGATGAAATGGCTGGACCACTCCGTGTCGTAAGACTTCGTGGCCAGGAAGATGATGTCGAATGGCTCAGTGATATTGATGGCGTCAGTCATATGTATTGCCCGCACCGGAACCGTGAAAGGCCCTTGAGAACCCGAGACGCTCAGCCCCTTCTCGTTCAGGGTGTCGACATTTTGCCCCCACATGTCGATCAGCGTGATGTCGTAGCCCTCGCGGGTCAAAAACGCGCCGAGATAACTGCCTGCCGCACCGGCACCGAATATAGCAATGCGTTTACTCATGTATCCTCTCCTCATCTCTTTCCTGGCTAACATACCCCAATTGATCAAGCATGTTCAGTGTGACTTTGCACCGTCATGTCTAATTCAAGAGTCCTACCGTAGAATGCTGCCTGTGTATGGCGAATTACTAATTCACCAAGCAAAAGTTCATGACAACGATTATGCCATGCTGACCACAAATCTTGTGATTCGAATAAGTCTTTCATTTCATTTGGAATCAAATTTTTGCGGAGTACACCGTAAATTAAAGCATTACAGGTATTCCAAGCTGAAACAGGAACAGGGAATTGAATAGAATTATCAGAGAAATAGAATCGAGCGAATCCTTACCTTATATAGGCCATATACGTTGTCCCACACTGGGAGAGCCTGGACCGTGTGTGAGATATTTAATAATTCGTCCCGTCCAGGCCGTTTCGTCCAAGGCAAGTACTTCCTGATCTTTTTCAAAATTCATCTCACGCTCCTCGAAAGATGTGAACTCGTAGAGAACGGAGTGTTTGCCCCACCCGGAAACGGAAAGGAGCTTGCGTGCGGCGATACAACCCTCAATCCGCGTCATATTGGGAAGGCGATACTGGACATACCACGCACCGAGGTCCTCCTCGTCTTCAGGTGTATCGGCATTAAATGCGCCCATCTGAATGACAGGACCTGGAGCGGTATCGGGTGGACGCCTTGAGAAAGCTGGTCCATTGACCCGAGTCTGTTCGTGAAATACTGATGTGCGAAGACCTTGGCGTAAACTAACCATCTCAAAGGTTTCCTTGTCCCACCTCTCGGATATTTGTGGCAAATTCGGGTCGAAAAAAATATCGGTGTTGAGAGCGCCAATCATCATCAAATAACCAGTCCCTCGACCGACCTTAGGATCATCCACATAGCGAACCACGGACTCCTGTACTTTCTTCATGCCTTCGCCTCCACCGGTCAACTTATAGTGCCCCGCCCACAAAAACCCAGGCCGGGCGAGAATCTGAGGCAAATGTTCTTCATGAAGCCACTGTATGTACTCTTCCTCCCTTGTCTCCGGAAGGTCATACCAAAAAGCACGGATACCTAAGTCCATCATGGTTTCTCTATATGGATGAATAAATGAGATAGAATCGCCTAACTCCCCGAAGCATCCTCTTAGCTTCAGGGAGGCCAAAAACAAGTTTCCCCTATAGAAACAAAAATTACCCTATAGAAAATTTTTGTACAATAGTTCGTGGTATCTTAAAGGTCCTTAGCTATACACCCGTGCTCCGCAATAACTCCATCCCCTGAAAATTCAATGCTTTTAAAATTTGATAAAAATCCCATTCAAACAGGAAATTAAGACTCGAACGTGTATTCGGATAGGATGGGCCGGTAACTTCCTTTACATACACAGCATTTCAGCGACTGCCAACGAGTTGGCAAATGGCCTCGAGAGTGCCATTAATACAATTTAAAAGAAGATATATAAAAATCTTTAAATTCTTAACTAATTTGGTATTTCCAAAGCACCGGGGAACATTTTTTCCATTCTCTACCCAAGGAGGTTTCCATGGTTGAATCTGGCCCCCTGCCCGAAGGCACCGTCCGCTTCCCACACAAACTCATCCACGAATTCATCACCTCCGCCTTTCGCTCCCTCGATGTTCCCCAGGCAGATGCAAGGCTGATGGCAGATGTTCTCGTCAGCGCCGATATCCGCGGTATCCGGAGCCACGGATGCGGCCGCCTGGTAGCCTTCATGAACCGGTTGGAGAAAGGCGTCATTAACAAAAGCCCACAGATGGAGGTTCGCTTCGGGAGCGATGTTACGGGTACGCTCGATGCCGATAACGGTTTGGGCCCCGTGGCCGCGGACCGGGCGATGGAGGAAGCGCTTGAGCGGGCCGGGAGGCACGGCGCCGGATTTATGGCTGTCTGCAATTGCAGCCACCTCGGCTACGTCGGCTACTGGGCGAAAAAAGCGATGGAGCGCGGCTTCATCGGCATCAGCATGACAAACGGCGGCGGAGTGGTGATTCCCACCTTCGGCATTGAGCCCGTTTTGGGGACCAACCCGATGAGCGTCGCCTTCCCCGGCGGGCCCGATGGGCACAGCTTCCACCTCGACATGGCCACCTCCACTGTCGCCAGGGGAAAGGTGGAGACGACTCTCCGGGAGGGAACACCCCTGCCCAGTGGATGGATCTCCGAAGCTTTCGGGCCGCCCCACTTGGATGAAAACAGTATTCTCTCATTCGACACCCCGCTTCTTCCGCTGGGCGGCGAGGGCGATGAAACGGGCGGCCACAAAGGGTACGGACTCTCCCTCATGGTGGAGCTGTTTTGCAGCGTGCTTGCGGGGTCCAACCTGCAGGACCGGATCAACGCGAAGAAGGGAAATGCGCCTCCGGGCACCGGTCATTTCATGGGAGCGTTGAAAGTGGAGGGTTTCCGAGATTCCACTCTCGTCTTTGGTCAGATAGCCCAGATTTTCGACACCATCCGAAATTCGGAAAAGGCGTCCGGGCGCAACCGCATTTTTATTCATGGAGAGCCCGAAGCCATCGCGGAGGAAGAAAACCGGCGGCTGGGCATCCCTCTCACCCCTGCCGTGTTGGAACAGGTCCGCGGGATAAACGAGCGATTCCAGCTCGGATTCAAACTGTGAGGAATCCGTCGGTATAGGGAATACACAAGGAATTTTTTGTTTT
Protein-coding sequences here:
- a CDS encoding Ldh family oxidoreductase, encoding MVESGPLPEGTVRFPHKLIHEFITSAFRSLDVPQADARLMADVLVSADIRGIRSHGCGRLVAFMNRLEKGVINKSPQMEVRFGSDVTGTLDADNGLGPVAADRAMEEALERAGRHGAGFMAVCNCSHLGYVGYWAKKAMERGFIGISMTNGGGVVIPTFGIEPVLGTNPMSVAFPGGPDGHSFHLDMATSTVARGKVETTLREGTPLPSGWISEAFGPPHLDENSILSFDTPLLPLGGEGDETGGHKGYGLSLMVELFCSVLAGSNLQDRINAKKGNAPPGTGHFMGALKVEGFRDSTLVFGQIAQIFDTIRNSEKASGRNRIFIHGEPEAIAEEENRRLGIPLTPAVLEQVRGINERFQLGFKL
- a CDS encoding 2-dehydropantoate 2-reductase; translated protein: MSKRIAIFGAGAAGSYLGAFLTREGYDITLIDMWGQNVDTLNEKGLSVSGSQGPFTVPVRAIHMTDAINITEPFDIIFLATKSYDTEWSSHFIKRFLSPTGVVVNSQNCMNDRLTASIVGFDRQVGCVMSSINVALWEPAHVNRGGQPGRDRGHDVFRVGELHGQITPRVEEIADMLSCIDGSHATSNIWGERWSKLTTNSVGNPVGAMTGQGSQVIAQDHRARLIQVHIAKETCQVGLALHVNIAPVSGEEASKWANADDRAVFEELEAKFHPRSGAADWRSSMAQDVVKGRHTEIEYMNGYTVQRGREVGVPTPVGAAIVEVVKQIDAGTLKPDPSNVERVLELAGL
- a CDS encoding TRAP transporter fused permease subunit; the encoded protein is ADLLCAATSVVCIGYIAFNYEYVINREGLASPVSPTEYWLGVLTFFFLLDAVRRAAGWPLAAVTLTAILYAMLGAYMPGMLAHRGWSMSHLIAYLYFDQEGIFGIPLGISATYAALYILFGAFLNITGAGQFFIDLACSLAGKSHGGPAKIAVLSSAFFGSMSGTPVANVYGTGAFTIPMMIRLGYQRHFAAAVEAAASSGGALMPPVMGAAVFLMADITGIPYVNIAFAAIIPAVLYFLSVGLMVHFEAMRLGLTGLPEEEVPSLRQSLRNIHLIIPLVGLVYVLVSGFTAFRAAFIAILLCIGVSFVRKETRLTPRGAWEALRKGGQDVILIATATAASGIIIGVVALTGFALRFTSLVLSLSEVTLIFPLMLTMAACLILGVGMPSAASYIIVAALAVPALIDLGVDTLSAHLFAYYFAVLANVTPPVCMAAYAAASVAGAPMLRTGVTASKLALTGFLVPYMFVYGPALLLKGELIEIIWSIITALVGIFSLSASLEGWWLHRANMAERILLMGAAFSLIKPGLWSDVLGFVMFAIVLAWQLTTRQKNQGTPVRT